The Macaca fascicularis isolate 582-1 chromosome 1, T2T-MFA8v1.1 genome includes a window with the following:
- the ABL2 gene encoding tyrosine-protein kinase ABL2 isoform X4, with protein sequence MVLGTVLLPPNSYGRDQDTSLCCLCTEASESTLPDMTEALHRPYGCDVEPQALNEAIRWSSKENLLGATESDPNLFVALYDFVASGDNTLSITKGEKLRVLGYNQNGEWSEVRSKNGQGWVPSNYITPVNSLEKHSWYHGPVSRSAAEYLLSSLINGSFLVRESESSPGQLSISLRYEGRVYHYRINTTADGKVYVTAESRFSTLAELVHHHSTVADGLVTTLHYPAPKCNKPTVYGVSPIHDKWEMERTDITMKHKLGGGQYGEVYVGVWKKYSLTVAVKTLKEDTMEVEEFLKEAAVMKEIKHPNLVQLLGVCTLEPPFYIVTEYMPYGNLLDYLRECNREEVTAVVLLYMATQISSAMEYLEKKNFIHRDLAARNCLVGENHVVKVADFGLSRLMTGDTYTAHAGAKFPIKWTAPESLAYNTFSIKSDVWAFGVLLWEIATYGMSPYPGIDLSQVYDLLEKGYRMEQPEGCPPKVYELMRACWKWSPADRPSFAETHQAFETMFHDSSISEEVAEELGRAASSSSVVPYLPRLPILPSKTRTLKKQVENKENIEGAQDATENSASSLAPGFVRGAQASSGSPALPRKQRDKSPSSLLEDAKETCFTRDRKGGFFSSFMKKRNAPTPPKRSSSFREMENQPHKKYELTGNFSSVASLQHADGFSFTPAQQEANLVPPKCYGGSFAQRNLCNDDGGGGGGSGTAGGGWSGITGFFTPRLIKKTLGLRAGKPTASDDTSKPFPRSNSTSSMSSGLPEQDRMAMTLPRNCQRSKLQLERTVSTSSQPEENVDRANDMLPKKSEEGAAPSRERPKAKLLPRGATALPLRTPSGDLAITEKDPPGVGVAGVAAAPKGKEKNGGARLGMAGVLEDGEQPGWPSPAKAAPVLPTTHNHKVPVLISPTLKHTPADVQLIGTDSQGNKFKLLSEHQVTSSGDKDRPRRVKPKCAPPPPPVMRLLQHPSICSDPTEEPTAPTAGQSTSETQEGGKKAALGAVPVGGKAGRPVMPPPQVPLPTSSISPAKMANGTAGTKVALRKTKQAAEKISADKISKEALLECADLLSSAITEPVPNSQLVDTGHQLLDYCSGYVDCIPQTRNKFAFREAVSKLELSLQELQVSSAAAGVPGANPVLNNLLSCVQEISDVVQR encoded by the exons AAGCTTTGCATCGTCCCTATGGTTGTGATGTTGAACCCCAGGCACTAAATGAAGCTATCAGGTGGAGCTCCAAGGAGAACTTGCTCGGAGCCACCGAGAGTGACCCTAATCTCTTTGTTGCACTTTATGATTTTGTAGCAAGTGGTGATAACACACTCAGCATCACTAAAG GTGAAAAGCTACGAGTTCTTGGTTACAACCAGAATGGTGAGTGGAGTGAAGTTCGCTCTAAGAATGGGCAGGGCTGGGTGCCAAGCAACTACATCACCCCAGTGAACAGCCTGGAAAAACACTCCTGGTACCATGGACCTGTGTCACGCAGTGCAGCTGAGTATCTGCTCAGCAGTCTCATCAATGGCAGCTTCCTGGTGCGAGAAAGTGAGAGTAGCCCTGGGCAGCTGTCCATCTCGCTCAGGTACGAGGGACGTGTGTATCACTACAGGATTAACACCACTGCAGATGGCAAG GTATATGTGACTGCTGAGAGCCGCTTCAGCACCTTGGCAGAGCTTGTACACCATCACTCCACAGTGGCTGATGGGCTGGTGACAACATTACACTACCCAGCACCCAAGTGTAATAAGCCTACGGTCTATGGTGTGTCCCCCATCCACGACAAATGGGAAATGGAACGAACGGATATTACCATGAAGCACAAACTTGGGGGCGGTCAGTATGGAGAGGTTTACGTTGGCGTCTGGAAGAAATACAGCCTTACAGTTGCTGTGAAAACATTGAAG GAAGATACCATGGAGGTAGAAGAGTTCCTAAAAGAAGCTGCAGTAATGAAGGAAATCAAGCATCCTAATCTGGTACAACTTTTAG GTGTCTGTACTTTGGAGCCACCATTTTACATTGTGACTGAATACATGCCATATGGGAATTTGCTGGATTACCTCCGAGAATGCAACCGAGAAGAGGTGACTGCAGTTGTGCTTCTCTACATGGCCACTCAGATTTCTTCTGCAATGGAGTACTTAGAGAAGAAGAATTTCATCCATAG AGATCTTGCAGCTCGTAACTGCCTAGTGGGAGAAAACCATGTGGTAAAAGTGGCTGACTTTGGCTTAAGTAGATTGATGACTGGAGACACTTATACTGCTCATGCTGGAGCCAAATTTCCTATTAAGTGGACAGCACCAGAGAGTCTTGCCTACAATACCTTCTCAATTAAATCTGACGTCTGGG CTTTTGGGGTACTGTTGTGGGAAATTGCTACCTATGGAATGTCACCGTATCCAGGTATTGACCTGTCTCAGGTCTATGACCTACTAGAAAAAGGATATCGAATGGAACAGCCTGAGGGATGCCCCCCTAAGGTTTATGAACTTATGAGAGCAT gctggaagTGGAGCCCTGCCGATAGGCCCTCTTTTGCTGAAACACACCAAGCTTTTGAAACCATGTTCCATGACTCCAGCATTTCTGAAG AGGTAGCTGAGGAGCTTGGGAGAGCCGCCTCCTCGTCATCTGTTGTTCCGTACCTGCCCCGGCTACCTATACTTCCTTCCAAGACTCGGACACTGAAGAAACAGGTGGAGAACAAGGAGAACATTGAAGGGGCACAGGATGCCACAGAAAATTCTGCTTCCAGTTTAGCACCAG GGTTCGTCAGAGGTGCACAGGCCTCCAGTGGATCCCCAGCACTGCCTCGAAAGCAAAGAGACAAGTCACCCAGCAGCCTCTTGGAAGATGCCAAAGAGACATGCTTCACCAGGGATAGGAAGGGGGGCTTCTTCAGCTCCTTcatgaaaaagagaaatgctCCCACACCCCCCAAACGCAGCAGCTCCTTCCGAGAAATGGAGAATCAGCCCCATAAGAAATACGAACTCACGGGTAACTTCTCATCTGTTGCTTCTCTACAGCATGCTGATGGGTTCTCTTTCACTCCTGCCCAGCAAGAGGCGAATCTGGTGCCACCCAAGTGCTATGGGGGGAGCTTTGCACAGAGGAACCTCTGTAATGACGacggtggtgggggtgggggcagtggcaCTGCTGGGGGTGGGTGGTCTGGCATCACAGGCTTCTTTACACCACGCTTAATCAAAAAGACACTGGGCTTACGAGCAGGTAAACCCACAGCCAGTGATGACACTTCCAAGCCTTTTCCAAGGTCAAACTCTACATCTTCCATGTCCTCAGGGCTTCCAGAGCAGGATAGGATGGCAATGACCCTTCCCAGGAACTGCCAGAGGTCCAAACTCCAGCTGGAAAGGACAGTGTCCACCTCTTCTCAGCCAGAAGAGAATGTGGACAGGGCCAATGACATGCTTCCAAAAAAATCAGAGGAAGGTGCTGCTCCAAGCAGGGAGAGACCAAAAGCCAAGTTATTGCCCAGAGGAGCCACAGCTCTTCCTCTCAGAACGCCCTCTGGGGATCTAGCCATTACAGAGAAGGACCCTCCAGGGGTGGGAGTGGCTGGAGTGGCAGCTGCCCCCAAGGGCAAAGAGAAGAATGGTGGGGCACGACTTGGGATGGCTGGAGTTCTAGAGGATGGAGAGCAGCCAGGCTGGCCTTCTCCAGCCAAGGCTGCCCCCGTCCTCCCAACCACTCACAACCACAAAGTGCCAGTCCTTATCTCACCCACTCTGAAACACACTCCAGCTGACGTGCAGCTCATTGGCACAGACTCTCAGGGGAATAAATTCAAGCTCTTATCTGAGCATCAGGTCACATCCTCTGGAGACAAGGACCGACCCCGACGGGTAAAACCAAAGtgtgccccacccccaccaccagtGATGAGACTACTGCAGCATCCGTCCATCTGCTCAGACCCTACAGAAGAGCCGACTGCCCCGACTGCAGGACAGTCCACGTCAGAAacacaggaaggaggaaagaaggcagcTCTGGGTGCAGTGCCCGTCGGTGGGAAAGCTGGGAGGCCAGTGATGCCTCCACCTCAAGTGCCTCTGCCCACATCGTCCATCTCGCCAGCCAAAATGGCCAACGGCACAGCAGGTACTAAAGTGGCTCTGAGAAAAACCAAACAGGCCGCTGAGAAAATCTCAGCAGACAAAATCAGCAAAGAGGCCCTGCTGGAATGTGCTGACCTACTGTCCAGTGCAATCACGGAACCTGTGCCCAACAGCCAGCTGGTAGACACTGGACACCAGCTGCTCGACTACTGCTCAGGCTATGTGGACTGCATCCCTCAGACTCGCAACAAATTTGCCTTCCGAGAGGCTGTGAGCAAACTGGAGCTAAGCCTGCAGGAGCTCCAGGTGTCTTCAGCGGCTGCTGGTGTGCCCGGGGCAAACCCCGTCCTTAATAACTTACTGTCATGTGTACAGGAAATCAGTGATGTGGTGCAGAGGTAG
- the ABL2 gene encoding tyrosine-protein kinase ABL2 isoform X8 — translation MVLGTVLLPPNSYGRDQDTSLCCLCTEASESTLPDMTEALHRPYGCDVEPQALNEAIRWSSKENLLGATESDPNLFVALYDFVASGDNTLSITKGEKLRVLGYNQNGEWSEVRSKNGQGWVPSNYITPVNSLEKHSWYHGPVSRSAAEYLLSSLINGSFLVRESESSPGQLSISLRYEGRVYHYRINTTADGKVYVTAESRFSTLAELVHHHSTVADGLVTTLHYPAPKCNKPTVYGVSPIHDKWEMERTDITMKHKLGGGQYGEVYVGVWKKYSLTVAVKTLKEDTMEVEEFLKEAAVMKEIKHPNLVQLLGVCTLEPPFYIVTEYMPYGNLLDYLRECNREEVTAVVLLYMATQISSAMEYLEKKNFIHRDLAARNCLVGENHVVKVADFGLSRLMTGDTYTAHAGAKFPIKWTAPESLAYNTFSIKSDVWAFGVLLWEIATYGMSPYPGIDLSQVYDLLEKGYRMEQPEGCPPKVYELMRACWKWSPADRPSFAETHQAFETMFHDSSISEEVAEELGRAASSSSVVPYLPRLPILPSKTRTLKKQVENKENIEGAQDATENSASSLAPGFVRGAQASSGSPALPRKQRDKSPSSLLEDAKETCFTRDRKGGFFSSFMKKRNAPTPPKRSSSFREMENQPHKKYELTGLPEQDRMAMTLPRNCQRSKLQLERTVSTSSQPEENVDRANDMLPKKSEEGAAPSRERPKAKLLPRGATALPLRTPSGDLAITEKDPPGVGVAGVAAAPKGKEKNGGARLGMAGVLEDGEQPGWPSPAKAAPVLPTTHNHKVPVLISPTLKHTPADVQLIGTDSQGNKFKLLSEHQVTSSGDKDRPRRVKPKCAPPPPPVMRLLQHPSICSDPTEEPTAPTAGQSTSETQEGGKKAALGAVPVGGKAGRPVMPPPQVPLPTSSISPAKMANGTAGTKVALRKTKQAAEKISADKISKEALLECADLLSSAITEPVPNSQLVDTGHQLLDYCSGYVDCIPQTRNKFAFREAVSKLELSLQELQVSSAAAGVPGANPVLNNLLSCVQEISDVVQR, via the exons AAGCTTTGCATCGTCCCTATGGTTGTGATGTTGAACCCCAGGCACTAAATGAAGCTATCAGGTGGAGCTCCAAGGAGAACTTGCTCGGAGCCACCGAGAGTGACCCTAATCTCTTTGTTGCACTTTATGATTTTGTAGCAAGTGGTGATAACACACTCAGCATCACTAAAG GTGAAAAGCTACGAGTTCTTGGTTACAACCAGAATGGTGAGTGGAGTGAAGTTCGCTCTAAGAATGGGCAGGGCTGGGTGCCAAGCAACTACATCACCCCAGTGAACAGCCTGGAAAAACACTCCTGGTACCATGGACCTGTGTCACGCAGTGCAGCTGAGTATCTGCTCAGCAGTCTCATCAATGGCAGCTTCCTGGTGCGAGAAAGTGAGAGTAGCCCTGGGCAGCTGTCCATCTCGCTCAGGTACGAGGGACGTGTGTATCACTACAGGATTAACACCACTGCAGATGGCAAG GTATATGTGACTGCTGAGAGCCGCTTCAGCACCTTGGCAGAGCTTGTACACCATCACTCCACAGTGGCTGATGGGCTGGTGACAACATTACACTACCCAGCACCCAAGTGTAATAAGCCTACGGTCTATGGTGTGTCCCCCATCCACGACAAATGGGAAATGGAACGAACGGATATTACCATGAAGCACAAACTTGGGGGCGGTCAGTATGGAGAGGTTTACGTTGGCGTCTGGAAGAAATACAGCCTTACAGTTGCTGTGAAAACATTGAAG GAAGATACCATGGAGGTAGAAGAGTTCCTAAAAGAAGCTGCAGTAATGAAGGAAATCAAGCATCCTAATCTGGTACAACTTTTAG GTGTCTGTACTTTGGAGCCACCATTTTACATTGTGACTGAATACATGCCATATGGGAATTTGCTGGATTACCTCCGAGAATGCAACCGAGAAGAGGTGACTGCAGTTGTGCTTCTCTACATGGCCACTCAGATTTCTTCTGCAATGGAGTACTTAGAGAAGAAGAATTTCATCCATAG AGATCTTGCAGCTCGTAACTGCCTAGTGGGAGAAAACCATGTGGTAAAAGTGGCTGACTTTGGCTTAAGTAGATTGATGACTGGAGACACTTATACTGCTCATGCTGGAGCCAAATTTCCTATTAAGTGGACAGCACCAGAGAGTCTTGCCTACAATACCTTCTCAATTAAATCTGACGTCTGGG CTTTTGGGGTACTGTTGTGGGAAATTGCTACCTATGGAATGTCACCGTATCCAGGTATTGACCTGTCTCAGGTCTATGACCTACTAGAAAAAGGATATCGAATGGAACAGCCTGAGGGATGCCCCCCTAAGGTTTATGAACTTATGAGAGCAT gctggaagTGGAGCCCTGCCGATAGGCCCTCTTTTGCTGAAACACACCAAGCTTTTGAAACCATGTTCCATGACTCCAGCATTTCTGAAG AGGTAGCTGAGGAGCTTGGGAGAGCCGCCTCCTCGTCATCTGTTGTTCCGTACCTGCCCCGGCTACCTATACTTCCTTCCAAGACTCGGACACTGAAGAAACAGGTGGAGAACAAGGAGAACATTGAAGGGGCACAGGATGCCACAGAAAATTCTGCTTCCAGTTTAGCACCAG GGTTCGTCAGAGGTGCACAGGCCTCCAGTGGATCCCCAGCACTGCCTCGAAAGCAAAGAGACAAGTCACCCAGCAGCCTCTTGGAAGATGCCAAAGAGACATGCTTCACCAGGGATAGGAAGGGGGGCTTCTTCAGCTCCTTcatgaaaaagagaaatgctCCCACACCCCCCAAACGCAGCAGCTCCTTCCGAGAAATGGAGAATCAGCCCCATAAGAAATACGAACTCACGG GGCTTCCAGAGCAGGATAGGATGGCAATGACCCTTCCCAGGAACTGCCAGAGGTCCAAACTCCAGCTGGAAAGGACAGTGTCCACCTCTTCTCAGCCAGAAGAGAATGTGGACAGGGCCAATGACATGCTTCCAAAAAAATCAGAGGAAGGTGCTGCTCCAAGCAGGGAGAGACCAAAAGCCAAGTTATTGCCCAGAGGAGCCACAGCTCTTCCTCTCAGAACGCCCTCTGGGGATCTAGCCATTACAGAGAAGGACCCTCCAGGGGTGGGAGTGGCTGGAGTGGCAGCTGCCCCCAAGGGCAAAGAGAAGAATGGTGGGGCACGACTTGGGATGGCTGGAGTTCTAGAGGATGGAGAGCAGCCAGGCTGGCCTTCTCCAGCCAAGGCTGCCCCCGTCCTCCCAACCACTCACAACCACAAAGTGCCAGTCCTTATCTCACCCACTCTGAAACACACTCCAGCTGACGTGCAGCTCATTGGCACAGACTCTCAGGGGAATAAATTCAAGCTCTTATCTGAGCATCAGGTCACATCCTCTGGAGACAAGGACCGACCCCGACGGGTAAAACCAAAGtgtgccccacccccaccaccagtGATGAGACTACTGCAGCATCCGTCCATCTGCTCAGACCCTACAGAAGAGCCGACTGCCCCGACTGCAGGACAGTCCACGTCAGAAacacaggaaggaggaaagaaggcagcTCTGGGTGCAGTGCCCGTCGGTGGGAAAGCTGGGAGGCCAGTGATGCCTCCACCTCAAGTGCCTCTGCCCACATCGTCCATCTCGCCAGCCAAAATGGCCAACGGCACAGCAGGTACTAAAGTGGCTCTGAGAAAAACCAAACAGGCCGCTGAGAAAATCTCAGCAGACAAAATCAGCAAAGAGGCCCTGCTGGAATGTGCTGACCTACTGTCCAGTGCAATCACGGAACCTGTGCCCAACAGCCAGCTGGTAGACACTGGACACCAGCTGCTCGACTACTGCTCAGGCTATGTGGACTGCATCCCTCAGACTCGCAACAAATTTGCCTTCCGAGAGGCTGTGAGCAAACTGGAGCTAAGCCTGCAGGAGCTCCAGGTGTCTTCAGCGGCTGCTGGTGTGCCCGGGGCAAACCCCGTCCTTAATAACTTACTGTCATGTGTACAGGAAATCAGTGATGTGGTGCAGAGGTAG
- the ABL2 gene encoding tyrosine-protein kinase ABL2 isoform X3: MGQQVGRVGEAPGLQQPQPRGIRGSSAARPSGRRRDPAGRTTETGFNIFTQHEALHRPYGCDVEPQALNEAIRWSSKENLLGATESDPNLFVALYDFVASGDNTLSITKGEKLRVLGYNQNGEWSEVRSKNGQGWVPSNYITPVNSLEKHSWYHGPVSRSAAEYLLSSLINGSFLVRESESSPGQLSISLRYEGRVYHYRINTTADGKVYVTAESRFSTLAELVHHHSTVADGLVTTLHYPAPKCNKPTVYGVSPIHDKWEMERTDITMKHKLGGGQYGEVYVGVWKKYSLTVAVKTLKEDTMEVEEFLKEAAVMKEIKHPNLVQLLGVCTLEPPFYIVTEYMPYGNLLDYLRECNREEVTAVVLLYMATQISSAMEYLEKKNFIHRDLAARNCLVGENHVVKVADFGLSRLMTGDTYTAHAGAKFPIKWTAPESLAYNTFSIKSDVWAFGVLLWEIATYGMSPYPGIDLSQVYDLLEKGYRMEQPEGCPPKVYELMRACWKWSPADRPSFAETHQAFETMFHDSSISEEVAEELGRAASSSSVVPYLPRLPILPSKTRTLKKQVENKENIEGAQDATENSASSLAPGFVRGAQASSGSPALPRKQRDKSPSSLLEDAKETCFTRDRKGGFFSSFMKKRNAPTPPKRSSSFREMENQPHKKYELTGNFSSVASLQHADGFSFTPAQQEANLVPPKCYGGSFAQRNLCNDDGGGGGGSGTAGGGWSGITGFFTPRLIKKTLGLRAGKPTASDDTSKPFPRSNSTSSMSSGLPEQDRMAMTLPRNCQRSKLQLERTVSTSSQPEENVDRANDMLPKKSEEGAAPSRERPKAKLLPRGATALPLRTPSGDLAITEKDPPGVGVAGVAAAPKGKEKNGGARLGMAGVLEDGEQPGWPSPAKAAPVLPTTHNHKVPVLISPTLKHTPADVQLIGTDSQGNKFKLLSEHQVTSSGDKDRPRRVKPKCAPPPPPVMRLLQHPSICSDPTEEPTAPTAGQSTSETQEGGKKAALGAVPVGGKAGRPVMPPPQVPLPTSSISPAKMANGTAGTKVALRKTKQAAEKISADKISKEALLECADLLSSAITEPVPNSQLVDTGHQLLDYCSGYVDCIPQTRNKFAFREAVSKLELSLQELQVSSAAAGVPGANPVLNNLLSCVQEISDVVQR, translated from the exons AAGCTTTGCATCGTCCCTATGGTTGTGATGTTGAACCCCAGGCACTAAATGAAGCTATCAGGTGGAGCTCCAAGGAGAACTTGCTCGGAGCCACCGAGAGTGACCCTAATCTCTTTGTTGCACTTTATGATTTTGTAGCAAGTGGTGATAACACACTCAGCATCACTAAAG GTGAAAAGCTACGAGTTCTTGGTTACAACCAGAATGGTGAGTGGAGTGAAGTTCGCTCTAAGAATGGGCAGGGCTGGGTGCCAAGCAACTACATCACCCCAGTGAACAGCCTGGAAAAACACTCCTGGTACCATGGACCTGTGTCACGCAGTGCAGCTGAGTATCTGCTCAGCAGTCTCATCAATGGCAGCTTCCTGGTGCGAGAAAGTGAGAGTAGCCCTGGGCAGCTGTCCATCTCGCTCAGGTACGAGGGACGTGTGTATCACTACAGGATTAACACCACTGCAGATGGCAAG GTATATGTGACTGCTGAGAGCCGCTTCAGCACCTTGGCAGAGCTTGTACACCATCACTCCACAGTGGCTGATGGGCTGGTGACAACATTACACTACCCAGCACCCAAGTGTAATAAGCCTACGGTCTATGGTGTGTCCCCCATCCACGACAAATGGGAAATGGAACGAACGGATATTACCATGAAGCACAAACTTGGGGGCGGTCAGTATGGAGAGGTTTACGTTGGCGTCTGGAAGAAATACAGCCTTACAGTTGCTGTGAAAACATTGAAG GAAGATACCATGGAGGTAGAAGAGTTCCTAAAAGAAGCTGCAGTAATGAAGGAAATCAAGCATCCTAATCTGGTACAACTTTTAG GTGTCTGTACTTTGGAGCCACCATTTTACATTGTGACTGAATACATGCCATATGGGAATTTGCTGGATTACCTCCGAGAATGCAACCGAGAAGAGGTGACTGCAGTTGTGCTTCTCTACATGGCCACTCAGATTTCTTCTGCAATGGAGTACTTAGAGAAGAAGAATTTCATCCATAG AGATCTTGCAGCTCGTAACTGCCTAGTGGGAGAAAACCATGTGGTAAAAGTGGCTGACTTTGGCTTAAGTAGATTGATGACTGGAGACACTTATACTGCTCATGCTGGAGCCAAATTTCCTATTAAGTGGACAGCACCAGAGAGTCTTGCCTACAATACCTTCTCAATTAAATCTGACGTCTGGG CTTTTGGGGTACTGTTGTGGGAAATTGCTACCTATGGAATGTCACCGTATCCAGGTATTGACCTGTCTCAGGTCTATGACCTACTAGAAAAAGGATATCGAATGGAACAGCCTGAGGGATGCCCCCCTAAGGTTTATGAACTTATGAGAGCAT gctggaagTGGAGCCCTGCCGATAGGCCCTCTTTTGCTGAAACACACCAAGCTTTTGAAACCATGTTCCATGACTCCAGCATTTCTGAAG AGGTAGCTGAGGAGCTTGGGAGAGCCGCCTCCTCGTCATCTGTTGTTCCGTACCTGCCCCGGCTACCTATACTTCCTTCCAAGACTCGGACACTGAAGAAACAGGTGGAGAACAAGGAGAACATTGAAGGGGCACAGGATGCCACAGAAAATTCTGCTTCCAGTTTAGCACCAG GGTTCGTCAGAGGTGCACAGGCCTCCAGTGGATCCCCAGCACTGCCTCGAAAGCAAAGAGACAAGTCACCCAGCAGCCTCTTGGAAGATGCCAAAGAGACATGCTTCACCAGGGATAGGAAGGGGGGCTTCTTCAGCTCCTTcatgaaaaagagaaatgctCCCACACCCCCCAAACGCAGCAGCTCCTTCCGAGAAATGGAGAATCAGCCCCATAAGAAATACGAACTCACGGGTAACTTCTCATCTGTTGCTTCTCTACAGCATGCTGATGGGTTCTCTTTCACTCCTGCCCAGCAAGAGGCGAATCTGGTGCCACCCAAGTGCTATGGGGGGAGCTTTGCACAGAGGAACCTCTGTAATGACGacggtggtgggggtgggggcagtggcaCTGCTGGGGGTGGGTGGTCTGGCATCACAGGCTTCTTTACACCACGCTTAATCAAAAAGACACTGGGCTTACGAGCAGGTAAACCCACAGCCAGTGATGACACTTCCAAGCCTTTTCCAAGGTCAAACTCTACATCTTCCATGTCCTCAGGGCTTCCAGAGCAGGATAGGATGGCAATGACCCTTCCCAGGAACTGCCAGAGGTCCAAACTCCAGCTGGAAAGGACAGTGTCCACCTCTTCTCAGCCAGAAGAGAATGTGGACAGGGCCAATGACATGCTTCCAAAAAAATCAGAGGAAGGTGCTGCTCCAAGCAGGGAGAGACCAAAAGCCAAGTTATTGCCCAGAGGAGCCACAGCTCTTCCTCTCAGAACGCCCTCTGGGGATCTAGCCATTACAGAGAAGGACCCTCCAGGGGTGGGAGTGGCTGGAGTGGCAGCTGCCCCCAAGGGCAAAGAGAAGAATGGTGGGGCACGACTTGGGATGGCTGGAGTTCTAGAGGATGGAGAGCAGCCAGGCTGGCCTTCTCCAGCCAAGGCTGCCCCCGTCCTCCCAACCACTCACAACCACAAAGTGCCAGTCCTTATCTCACCCACTCTGAAACACACTCCAGCTGACGTGCAGCTCATTGGCACAGACTCTCAGGGGAATAAATTCAAGCTCTTATCTGAGCATCAGGTCACATCCTCTGGAGACAAGGACCGACCCCGACGGGTAAAACCAAAGtgtgccccacccccaccaccagtGATGAGACTACTGCAGCATCCGTCCATCTGCTCAGACCCTACAGAAGAGCCGACTGCCCCGACTGCAGGACAGTCCACGTCAGAAacacaggaaggaggaaagaaggcagcTCTGGGTGCAGTGCCCGTCGGTGGGAAAGCTGGGAGGCCAGTGATGCCTCCACCTCAAGTGCCTCTGCCCACATCGTCCATCTCGCCAGCCAAAATGGCCAACGGCACAGCAGGTACTAAAGTGGCTCTGAGAAAAACCAAACAGGCCGCTGAGAAAATCTCAGCAGACAAAATCAGCAAAGAGGCCCTGCTGGAATGTGCTGACCTACTGTCCAGTGCAATCACGGAACCTGTGCCCAACAGCCAGCTGGTAGACACTGGACACCAGCTGCTCGACTACTGCTCAGGCTATGTGGACTGCATCCCTCAGACTCGCAACAAATTTGCCTTCCGAGAGGCTGTGAGCAAACTGGAGCTAAGCCTGCAGGAGCTCCAGGTGTCTTCAGCGGCTGCTGGTGTGCCCGGGGCAAACCCCGTCCTTAATAACTTACTGTCATGTGTACAGGAAATCAGTGATGTGGTGCAGAGGTAG